In Acidobacteriota bacterium, one genomic interval encodes:
- a CDS encoding tetratricopeptide repeat protein, with the protein MSYRIRICAAGIAGLLLAAFLSAQGWAGRGRLSGTVEDSEGESVQGATVKLTLDGAGPEEVQTDRRGRWAKGGLASGNWIVLVSKTGFVPTEHEVMVNEYATGADRPVLRTNLRQVEAGGLTDDASAQAARGLLEQGNGLLAVEDFEGALAVFSEALPSLPDGAKASVLVIIAQTQARLERDDEAIANLEKALALAPENVDALRLMSRRLTVLGRSEEAQQYLERLPEDLRADPEILLREGVDLYNQNDFEGAVEKLTAAIEREPEWADAYYYRGLARMAASQNEAAAADFRKLLELVPDGERAEEAKQFAEYLESL; encoded by the coding sequence ATGAGCTATCGCATCCGAATCTGCGCGGCGGGCATTGCCGGACTCCTGCTGGCGGCTTTCCTCTCGGCTCAAGGTTGGGCTGGCCGGGGGCGTCTCAGCGGCACCGTCGAGGACTCCGAGGGCGAGTCCGTCCAAGGGGCGACAGTCAAGCTGACCCTGGACGGCGCCGGACCGGAGGAGGTTCAGACGGACCGCCGGGGCCGGTGGGCAAAGGGGGGCCTGGCGAGCGGCAACTGGATCGTTCTCGTGTCGAAGACGGGCTTCGTTCCCACAGAGCACGAGGTGATGGTCAACGAGTACGCCACCGGCGCGGATCGCCCGGTGTTGAGGACGAACCTCCGCCAGGTCGAGGCGGGCGGCCTGACGGACGACGCGTCGGCCCAGGCGGCGCGCGGACTGCTGGAGCAGGGCAACGGCCTGCTCGCCGTCGAGGACTTCGAGGGGGCGCTCGCGGTCTTCAGCGAAGCCCTGCCGTCCTTGCCGGACGGGGCGAAAGCCTCGGTCCTGGTGATCATCGCGCAGACTCAGGCGCGCCTGGAGCGGGACGACGAGGCGATCGCGAACCTGGAGAAGGCGCTTGCCCTGGCGCCCGAGAACGTGGACGCGCTGCGGCTGATGAGCCGTCGGCTGACCGTTCTCGGCCGATCCGAGGAGGCGCAGCAGTATCTGGAGCGGCTGCCGGAGGACCTGCGCGCCGATCCGGAGATCCTCCTGCGTGAGGGGGTTGATCTCTACAACCAGAACGACTTCGAAGGTGCGGTCGAGAAGCTGACCGCGGCGATCGAGCGCGAGCCGGAGTGGGCCGACGCCTACTACTACCGCGGCCTGGCGAGAATGGCGGCGAGCCAGAACGAGGCTGCCGCCGCGGACTTTCGCAAGCTGCTCGAACTCGTGCCGGACGGCGAAAGGGCCGAGGAGGCGAAGCAGTTCGCGGAGTACCTGGAATCGCTCTGA
- a CDS encoding tetratricopeptide repeat protein translates to MAFVLGASVAACTAYVPFDGSQPLEAEFERRLGGGWQEQVVVPFAVTDELRAVIDERVSPAGSETRRRDEVLDFIFGWLDLQYELRPTRTAAETFSTARGNCLSFVNLFVAAGRERRLNPFFVEVEDYQRWNYHNGVVVSRGHIVAGMYVDGNMATYDFLPYRPKSYRSFQPITDLAAAGHYYNNLGAEALMVDDLRTAERWLDIAVRLAPDFDKAINNHGLVLLRTGRVDDAIEVYEQSLELHPENVPLLTNLVRAYQIEGRHDRAAELLDTLEAMNRASPFFYVYRGDAALAAGDAAAALDYMRRALAADPELPEVHVGLVRVYLATGQMREAKHHVERALRLDATHDEARKYAAMIERGPQ, encoded by the coding sequence ATGGCGTTCGTCCTCGGCGCGTCGGTCGCCGCCTGCACGGCGTACGTGCCCTTCGACGGCTCCCAGCCGCTGGAAGCCGAGTTCGAACGACGCCTCGGCGGCGGCTGGCAGGAACAGGTCGTGGTGCCGTTCGCCGTCACCGACGAGCTGCGTGCCGTCATCGACGAACGTGTGAGTCCCGCCGGCAGCGAGACCCGCCGCCGCGACGAGGTCCTGGACTTCATCTTCGGCTGGCTCGACCTGCAGTACGAGCTGAGACCCACCCGCACCGCCGCGGAGACGTTCAGCACCGCCCGCGGCAACTGCCTCTCCTTCGTCAACCTGTTCGTGGCGGCGGGACGGGAGCGGCGCCTCAACCCGTTCTTCGTCGAGGTCGAGGACTACCAGCGGTGGAACTACCACAACGGCGTCGTCGTCAGCCGCGGCCACATCGTCGCCGGCATGTACGTCGACGGCAACATGGCCACCTACGACTTCCTGCCCTACAGGCCGAAGTCCTACCGAAGCTTCCAGCCGATCACGGACCTCGCGGCCGCCGGCCACTACTACAACAACCTCGGTGCCGAGGCGCTCATGGTGGACGACCTCCGGACCGCCGAGCGCTGGCTCGACATCGCCGTGCGGCTGGCGCCCGACTTCGACAAGGCGATCAACAACCACGGCCTGGTTCTGCTGCGGACCGGCCGTGTCGACGATGCGATCGAGGTCTACGAACAGAGCCTCGAGCTCCATCCCGAGAACGTGCCCCTGCTGACGAACCTGGTCCGCGCCTATCAGATCGAGGGCCGCCACGACCGCGCCGCGGAACTGCTCGACACGCTGGAAGCGATGAACCGGGCGAGCCCCTTCTTCTACGTCTACCGCGGAGACGCCGCGCTCGCGGCCGGAGACGCGGCCGCCGCGCTCGACTACATGCGACGCGCGCTGGCGGCCGACCCGGAGCTGCCCGAGGTCCACGTCGGCCTGGTGCGCGTTTACCTGGCGACCGGTCAGATGCGCGAGGCGAAGCACCACGTCGAACGCGCGCTTCGCCTGGACGCGACGCACGACGAAGCGCGGAAGTACGCCGCGATGATCGAGCGGGGACCGCAATAG
- a CDS encoding TonB-dependent receptor produces MSRRTVSTFGVILCLLVSGAAFGQSATGNLYGTVTDESGAPLPGVSVTVAGIGADRTQFTDATGGFRFLGLDPGGYTVIAELDGFGGIEYPDVVIRLGQNTDVPLTLTAALEETITVTSESPLLDERQISAGTNVSQVELEKIPTARDPWAVLSQTPGVIVDRVNVGGNESGQQANFRAAGVSSSQNDFQMDGSEITDMRATGASPTYYDFDQFAEMSFTTGGTDVTKNSSGVQVNLVTKRGTNEFRGSARFYNTAATGYFGGALKASQPNIDGELHKSNGQTSLAGARVRKIEDFGFEAGGAAIQDRLWFWGSWGQNDIGQNAASGTADDTLLENTVIKANGQISDENSIVGSYNNGDKLKFGRGAGTTRPPATTWNQRGPSAQYRLEDQHVASANLFFTGTYMHGDFGFGLFARSNRADENGLHPDAPDPQREDGIWSNNYLSGFAASPNDLFKVDGTYFFTSGASATHELRFGGRYRTYENNSIFRWGPNQTWHRLDREWTYYARDDVGQLLAEYTGLWVQDTISLGKMTINAGLRYDEQGGENKQYELPAHPTRPELIPGLSYPGGGAGFTWESIAPRLGFTYALGQDRDTLVRASFSQFADQLPTNSINRLSPLGYSLALRDSVTDAHIYTNVDTTDPLRVWSTVDFFFNDTTTTEILAGVEHSFLPELVVGLQVTSRSIDDLTWAPGYVTDGAGNRRLVQGTDFMQIGTITGSLPRGAGSYSANVFDYDPDVEVHFGSHLENGVRSRDYLGYSLTLTKRLADRWMARGFFQYGKAEWNVPNSYFDRNSRNNGQGGGDVDGQLYMTASSGSGKGQRYLQSTWSYNLNGMYQVAPDRGWGFNVSANLTGREGSPIGYYRNVALRDGGTNINLIRDFNDIRLDDVQIVDLRLEKEFSLSGPVNLTFGIDIFNLTNQGTGLSYNDRVGISNAGNLADNIAPRIYRLGVRLNWR; encoded by the coding sequence ATGAGCAGACGCACCGTTTCGACGTTCGGCGTCATCCTTTGTCTGCTCGTCAGCGGGGCGGCCTTCGGCCAGTCCGCGACGGGCAACCTGTACGGCACCGTCACTGACGAGTCCGGCGCGCCGTTGCCGGGCGTGAGCGTCACGGTCGCGGGCATCGGCGCGGACCGCACGCAGTTCACGGACGCCACGGGCGGGTTCCGGTTCCTCGGTCTCGATCCCGGCGGCTACACGGTCATCGCGGAGCTCGACGGCTTTGGCGGCATCGAGTATCCGGATGTCGTCATCCGCCTCGGCCAGAACACCGACGTGCCGCTGACTCTCACCGCGGCGCTCGAGGAGACGATCACCGTCACCTCCGAGAGTCCGCTCCTCGATGAACGGCAGATCTCGGCAGGCACGAATGTCAGCCAGGTCGAGCTGGAGAAGATTCCGACCGCTCGCGACCCGTGGGCGGTCCTTTCGCAGACTCCGGGCGTCATCGTCGACCGGGTCAACGTCGGCGGCAACGAGTCCGGCCAGCAGGCCAACTTCCGTGCGGCCGGCGTGTCCTCGTCGCAGAACGACTTCCAGATGGACGGTTCCGAGATCACGGACATGCGCGCCACGGGCGCTTCGCCGACCTACTACGACTTCGATCAGTTCGCCGAGATGTCCTTCACGACCGGCGGCACCGATGTCACGAAGAACAGCTCGGGCGTCCAGGTCAACCTGGTCACCAAGCGGGGCACGAACGAGTTCCGTGGTTCCGCGCGGTTCTACAACACGGCGGCCACGGGCTACTTCGGCGGCGCCCTCAAGGCGTCCCAGCCGAACATCGACGGCGAACTCCACAAGTCGAACGGACAGACGTCGCTGGCCGGCGCCCGCGTCCGCAAGATCGAGGACTTCGGCTTCGAGGCCGGCGGCGCCGCGATCCAGGACCGTCTCTGGTTCTGGGGTAGCTGGGGTCAGAACGACATCGGCCAGAACGCCGCTTCCGGTACGGCCGACGACACGCTCCTCGAGAACACGGTGATCAAGGCGAACGGCCAGATCAGCGACGAGAACTCGATCGTCGGTTCCTACAACAACGGCGACAAGCTGAAGTTCGGGCGCGGCGCCGGCACCACCCGGCCGCCGGCAACTACCTGGAACCAGCGCGGCCCCTCGGCGCAGTACCGCCTCGAGGACCAGCACGTCGCTTCGGCGAACCTGTTCTTCACCGGCACCTACATGCACGGCGACTTCGGCTTCGGCCTCTTCGCCAGGAGCAACCGGGCCGACGAGAACGGTCTCCATCCGGACGCTCCGGATCCGCAGCGGGAGGACGGCATCTGGTCGAACAACTACCTGTCCGGCTTCGCCGCGTCCCCGAACGACCTGTTCAAGGTCGACGGCACGTACTTCTTCACCAGCGGCGCCAGCGCCACGCACGAGCTTCGGTTCGGCGGCCGGTACCGCACCTACGAGAACAACTCGATCTTCCGTTGGGGCCCGAACCAGACCTGGCATCGGCTCGATCGGGAGTGGACGTACTACGCCCGGGACGACGTTGGCCAGTTGCTGGCCGAGTACACCGGGCTGTGGGTCCAGGACACGATCTCGCTTGGGAAGATGACGATCAACGCCGGTCTTCGCTACGACGAGCAGGGTGGTGAGAACAAACAGTACGAGCTTCCGGCGCATCCGACCCGTCCGGAGCTGATTCCGGGCCTGTCGTACCCGGGCGGCGGCGCGGGCTTCACCTGGGAGTCCATCGCGCCGCGGCTGGGCTTCACCTACGCGCTTGGGCAGGACCGCGACACGCTCGTTCGCGCGAGCTTCTCGCAGTTCGCGGACCAGTTGCCGACGAACAGCATCAACCGGCTGTCGCCGCTCGGTTACTCGCTCGCCCTTCGCGACTCGGTGACGGACGCGCACATCTACACGAACGTCGACACCACTGATCCCCTGAGGGTCTGGAGCACGGTCGACTTTTTTTTTAATGATACGACGACCACCGAGATTCTCGCGGGCGTGGAGCACTCCTTCCTGCCGGAGCTGGTGGTCGGCCTTCAGGTCACCTCCCGGAGCATTGACGACCTGACCTGGGCTCCGGGCTACGTCACCGACGGGGCGGGCAACCGCCGCCTGGTGCAGGGCACGGATTTCATGCAGATCGGCACGATCACCGGCAGCCTGCCGCGTGGGGCCGGCAGCTACAGCGCCAACGTCTTTGACTACGATCCGGACGTCGAGGTTCACTTCGGCAGTCACCTGGAGAACGGGGTCCGCTCGCGCGATTACCTCGGCTACAGCCTGACGCTGACGAAGCGGCTCGCGGACCGTTGGATGGCCCGCGGTTTCTTCCAGTACGGCAAGGCCGAGTGGAACGTGCCGAACTCCTACTTCGACCGCAACAGCCGGAACAACGGCCAGGGTGGCGGCGATGTGGACGGCCAGCTCTACATGACGGCCTCCAGCGGCTCCGGCAAGGGCCAGCGGTACCTCCAGTCGACCTGGTCGTACAACCTGAACGGCATGTACCAGGTCGCTCCGGACCGCGGTTGGGGCTTCAACGTCTCGGCCAACCTGACGGGGCGGGAGGGCTCGCCGATCGGCTACTACCGTAACGTCGCGCTGCGCGACGGTGGCACCAACATCAACCTGATTCGGGACTTCAACGACATCCGGCTGGATGATGTCCAGATTGTCGACCTCCGGCTCGAGAAGGAATTCTCGCTGTCCGGGCCGGTCAACCTGACCTTCGGTATCGACATCTTCAACCTGACGAACCAGGGTACGGGGCTGTCGTACAACGACCGGGTCGGGATCTCGAACGCCGGTAACCTCGCGGACAACATTGCTCCGCGGATTTACCGCCTTGGCGTTCGCCTGAACTGGCGCTAG